Genomic DNA from Haloarcula marina:
CTCGGTGCCGACCCGGAATCGACCGTCTTCGTCGGTGATTCGGAGAGCGACGCCGAAACCGCGCGGCGCGCCGGGACGGCTTTCGAGTGGGCGAGCGAGTTCAGTCAGCGCCGGTATCGGGCGTAGAGGTAGACGGCGACGGCCGTCAGGAACCAGATGACGGCGCCGACCCGGACCGCAAAGAGCGCGCGACTCGTCCACGTGGGCAGCGACACCCCGAACGACGCGAGGACGACGATGGGCGACCCGACGAGGATGGTCGTCACGAAGGTGACCTGCATCACCCATCCGAAGTCCACGCCCTCGGGGTCCGTCTGCTCTACTGCTGGCACGAGCGAGCGTTTCCGAGCGACGGACAAGCGACTTCCGGTTCGCCGCCGACCAGACCTTATTTGCGAGAGTAGCGAAAATCGACGCTCGATGACCACAGAGGACGAACTGCCGGAGATTCCGGTCGTCTGCACGGCCTGCGAGACACGCACGCGCGTGGCGTTTGCGGACGTGGAGGCCGCCGTCGAGCGACACAACGAGCAGTTACACGACGGGGAATCGGTCGCGGAGGTCGACCCCGAAGTACTCGAACAGTTGGTCGACCGCGTGGGCCGGGACCTCGGGTTGCTGGAGTGAGCGACGCGACGGTCCGACCGTACGGACAGGCCGACGCCGACGCACTCTGGGAGTGTAAGCAGGCCTTCGAACTCGGCCTCGGAACGGGGACCGGCGACGACGAGAAGGCCGCGGCCTACCGGGAGAAACTGGACGGCGACTACCGGGCGTCCTACTTCGCGTGGGTCGACCGGTGCGTCGCGGCGGACGAGCGAACCGTTCAGTTGGCGGAACGGGGCGACGAGGTGGTCGGCTACGTCTTCGTCCTGCCGGAGTCGATGGCCCACGTCTGGGACGCGGCGGTGCTGAACGAACTGTACGTCGCCCCGGACCATCGCGGGACGGGCGTGGCCGACGCGCTACTCGACGCGGCGCTGTCGGCGGCCCGCGAGCAATCGCTCCCGCTGGACCGACTCGTCTTGGACGTGGACCCGGACAACGAACGAGCGCGGGCGTTCTACGACCGCTGGGGGTTCGAACCGTGGGGCGAGATGGTCGCTCGCTCCCTGTGAGACCCGAACACGTAATACGACGGCGCGCCCGGCCACGCACATGACCACCGTCCGGGACCTGCAGGCGATGGCGGGCGAGGAACCGATTACGATGCTAACTGCCTACGACGCGGTGATGGCGGGTATCGCCGAGTCCGCGGGCATCGACGTACTCCTCGTCGGCGACAGCATGGGCAACGCCGTCCTCGGGCACGACGATACGCTCCCGGTCACCGTCGACGAGACGGCCTCCCACGTCGGGGCCGTCGCGCGCGGGACGGACGAGGCGCTGGTCGTCGCCGATATGCCGTTCCTCTCTTTTGGCGCCGACGAGGGGCAGAGCGTCGAGAACTGCGGCCGAATGCTCAAAGAGGAGGGCGCGAACGCGGTGAAACTGGAGTCCGGGCCGCACACCGTCGAGTTGACCGAAAAACTGGCGCACCTCGGGATTCCGGTGATGGCACACCTCGGCCTGACGCCCCAGAGCGTGAACCAGACGGGGTACACTCAGCAGGCGGGCGACCGCGAGGAAGCCGAAGAGATTCTCGAACTCGCGACGGCCCACGAGGAGGCTGGCGCGTTCGCCCTCGTCTTAGAACACGTCCCGGCGAACCTCGCCGCGCAGGTCACCGACGCCATCGACATCCCGACCATCGGCATCGGCGCTGGTGGCGAGTGCGACGGACAGGTCCTCGTGTTCACCGACGTCGTCGGACTGGCCGAGTCGAGTCCGCCATTCGCCAAGCAGTTCGGGGACGCCCGCGAGGAGATGCGCGACGCCATCGGCGAGTACGTCGAGGCGGTCGAATCCGGTTCTTTCCCCGGCGAGGAACACGCCAGCACGAACGAGGAACTGGACGACCTGTACTGACCGAGAGACCCCTCGG
This window encodes:
- a CDS encoding GNAT family N-acetyltransferase, producing MSDATVRPYGQADADALWECKQAFELGLGTGTGDDEKAAAYREKLDGDYRASYFAWVDRCVAADERTVQLAERGDEVVGYVFVLPESMAHVWDAAVLNELYVAPDHRGTGVADALLDAALSAAREQSLPLDRLVLDVDPDNERARAFYDRWGFEPWGEMVARSL
- the panB gene encoding 3-methyl-2-oxobutanoate hydroxymethyltransferase, coding for MTTVRDLQAMAGEEPITMLTAYDAVMAGIAESAGIDVLLVGDSMGNAVLGHDDTLPVTVDETASHVGAVARGTDEALVVADMPFLSFGADEGQSVENCGRMLKEEGANAVKLESGPHTVELTEKLAHLGIPVMAHLGLTPQSVNQTGYTQQAGDREEAEEILELATAHEEAGAFALVLEHVPANLAAQVTDAIDIPTIGIGAGGECDGQVLVFTDVVGLAESSPPFAKQFGDAREEMRDAIGEYVEAVESGSFPGEEHASTNEELDDLY
- a CDS encoding DUF5822 domain-containing protein, translated to MPAVEQTDPEGVDFGWVMQVTFVTTILVGSPIVVLASFGVSLPTWTSRALFAVRVGAVIWFLTAVAVYLYARYRR